One uncultured Hyphomonas sp. genomic region harbors:
- a CDS encoding TonB-dependent receptor, with product MSKFPFRTSLFCAILAAALTQGLAHAEEDEALKMDQVVVSASRAAVPVNQLGDAISVLDAETIELQQLTTLDDALERTPGVSITRSGGVGQNTQVRMRGFTSKHVLVMIDGVKVNNPSEGDNQFGIDHLFLDNIEKVEVLRGPQSGVYGADAVAGVINVVTKRPEGPLEVRGSAMAGDNDTYEVSAGVQQGTDRYGFSGTVSYFDTAGISLASRPPGNTERDGYENFTAQLRGDYRPTADTELSGWLRYTDAMNEIDEGSLPADNPLGLPGYIFQDSEGEVQSEQLFGALKGEWTTLGGKLTHTAQLSYVDLQGLYKTPTTEQDSEGETLEATYYATWRPNGAVTLTGGAEYRDEKAVFEQPVGYAYALINDSISNSAVFAEANLEMAEGFFLSAAARYDDNEKFGGEFTHRLTAAYNLPDTVSIPGVETKLRISYGEGAEAPGLRQMLGSSATFQGNPNLKPESSWMADAGIDQRLKNGKASWSFTVFTGEADDGIFSIYDPVTFVSTPQNIDSPVEMKGVEVDAVYSPLAWLDLSGAYTYLEAEEKAARTQLFGRPKHEASAAVTVRPIEDLSLTVDAYWREEFFSDYPSTYVMPGYSLFNLSAVWNINDTMTLSARLQNAGDKFYEEKLGDATYGRTGQVRLTVRY from the coding sequence ATGTCTAAATTTCCCTTTCGCACATCTTTGTTCTGCGCCATCTTGGCGGCGGCTCTCACGCAGGGGCTTGCCCATGCGGAGGAGGATGAGGCCCTCAAGATGGACCAGGTGGTCGTTTCCGCCTCGCGGGCCGCGGTGCCGGTGAACCAGCTGGGCGACGCGATCAGCGTTCTCGATGCCGAGACGATCGAGCTGCAGCAGCTGACCACGCTGGACGATGCGCTGGAGCGCACGCCCGGCGTCTCGATCACGCGGTCCGGCGGGGTCGGCCAGAACACGCAGGTCCGCATGCGCGGCTTCACCAGCAAGCACGTGCTGGTCATGATTGATGGGGTGAAGGTCAACAACCCATCCGAGGGCGACAACCAGTTCGGCATCGATCACCTCTTTCTCGACAATATCGAGAAGGTGGAAGTGCTGCGCGGGCCGCAGTCCGGCGTTTATGGCGCGGATGCCGTGGCCGGCGTGATCAACGTCGTCACCAAGCGGCCGGAAGGGCCGCTGGAGGTGCGCGGCTCTGCCATGGCCGGCGACAATGACACCTACGAAGTCAGCGCCGGTGTCCAGCAGGGCACGGACCGTTACGGCTTCTCCGGCACGGTCTCCTATTTCGACACGGCCGGCATTTCGCTCGCCAGCCGTCCGCCGGGCAATACCGAGCGGGACGGGTATGAGAACTTCACCGCCCAGCTGCGGGGCGATTACCGTCCGACGGCGGACACCGAACTCAGCGGCTGGCTGCGCTACACCGACGCCATGAACGAGATCGACGAAGGCTCCCTGCCAGCAGACAACCCGCTCGGCCTGCCGGGCTATATCTTCCAGGACTCCGAAGGCGAAGTGCAGAGCGAGCAGCTGTTCGGCGCCCTCAAGGGCGAGTGGACAACGCTTGGCGGGAAGCTGACGCATACTGCGCAGCTCTCCTATGTCGACCTGCAGGGTCTCTACAAGACACCCACCACGGAACAGGACTCAGAAGGCGAGACGCTGGAAGCCACCTATTACGCCACCTGGCGTCCGAACGGCGCGGTGACGCTGACCGGCGGGGCGGAATACCGCGACGAAAAGGCCGTGTTCGAACAGCCTGTTGGCTACGCCTATGCGCTGATCAATGACAGCATCTCGAACTCCGCTGTGTTCGCCGAGGCCAATCTGGAAATGGCCGAAGGCTTCTTTCTGTCCGCCGCCGCGCGCTATGACGACAATGAGAAGTTCGGCGGCGAGTTCACCCATCGCCTGACGGCGGCTTATAACCTGCCCGATACGGTCAGCATTCCGGGCGTCGAGACCAAGCTGCGGATTTCCTATGGTGAAGGCGCCGAAGCGCCCGGCCTGCGCCAGATGCTCGGTTCGTCGGCGACCTTCCAGGGCAATCCGAACCTCAAGCCGGAATCAAGCTGGATGGCCGATGCCGGCATCGACCAGCGGCTGAAGAACGGCAAGGCGTCCTGGAGCTTTACCGTGTTCACCGGCGAGGCCGATGACGGCATCTTCTCCATCTACGATCCGGTGACGTTTGTCAGCACCCCGCAGAATATCGACAGCCCGGTTGAAATGAAGGGCGTCGAGGTGGACGCGGTCTATTCCCCGCTCGCCTGGCTCGACCTCAGCGGCGCCTATACCTATCTGGAAGCCGAGGAGAAGGCCGCGCGCACGCAGCTGTTCGGCCGTCCGAAGCATGAAGCCAGCGCTGCTGTCACCGTCCGCCCGATCGAGGATCTGTCGCTGACGGTCGATGCCTACTGGCGCGAAGAATTCTTCAGCGATTATCCGTCCACCTATGTCATGCCGGGCTATTCGCTGTTCAACCTGTCGGCCGTCTGGAACATCAATGACACGATGACCCTGTCGGCGCGCCTGCAGAATGCCGGTGACAAATTCTATGAAGAGAAACTGGGCGACGCCACCTATGGCCGCACCGGCCAGGTTCGCCTCACGGTCCGCTACTAG
- a CDS encoding glycerophosphodiester phosphodiesterase family protein: MRKTGLTLRAVSAAALLAGCATAPPAIADAPAAGEVISETFPLVADAGGMPGFFNCLRQQDAILISAHRGGPVPGYPENALETFQHTVSEIPALLEIDVQKSADGVMILMHDDTLERTSTGEGEASDLTLAELQALTLKDNEGNATSFRIPTLDAVLDWSEGRAMFALDRKGTTTYEDLVNAVAAHDAFDRVMFATYSLDDAALVAGLSQKAMIVTPVEKLEDLQTLRVSGVNLANVLSWGGTEVPRPDFYAELEAKGVESAFATLGWWTGSWDSRIDMLDDDTLYRRITRGARLLATDRGREVAKVLPGLSAAKACTRS, encoded by the coding sequence ATGCGCAAGACAGGTCTGACACTCCGCGCCGTTTCCGCAGCGGCCTTGCTGGCCGGATGTGCCACGGCGCCCCCGGCAATCGCAGACGCGCCTGCGGCTGGGGAGGTCATCTCTGAAACCTTCCCCCTCGTCGCGGACGCAGGCGGCATGCCGGGCTTCTTCAACTGCCTGCGCCAGCAGGATGCCATCCTGATCAGCGCGCACCGGGGCGGGCCTGTGCCGGGCTATCCCGAGAATGCGCTGGAGACCTTTCAGCACACGGTCAGTGAAATTCCGGCCCTGCTGGAAATCGACGTCCAGAAAAGTGCCGACGGCGTCATGATCCTCATGCATGACGATACGCTGGAGCGGACATCGACGGGTGAGGGCGAGGCCAGCGATCTGACACTGGCGGAGCTTCAGGCCCTCACGCTGAAGGACAATGAAGGCAACGCCACGTCCTTCCGTATCCCCACGCTGGATGCCGTTCTGGACTGGAGCGAAGGCCGCGCCATGTTCGCGCTCGACCGCAAAGGCACGACCACCTATGAGGATCTGGTCAATGCGGTGGCGGCGCATGATGCCTTCGACCGGGTCATGTTCGCGACCTATTCGCTGGACGATGCCGCGCTGGTTGCCGGCCTGTCACAGAAGGCGATGATCGTGACGCCCGTCGAGAAGCTGGAAGACCTGCAAACGCTCCGCGTGTCCGGCGTGAACCTTGCCAACGTCCTCTCCTGGGGCGGCACGGAAGTGCCCCGGCCCGATTTCTATGCCGAGCTTGAAGCAAAGGGCGTGGAAAGCGCCTTCGCCACGCTCGGTTGGTGGACCGGGTCCTGGGACAGCCGCATCGACATGCTGGACGATGACACGCTCTATCGCCGCATCACGCGGGGCGCCCGCCTGCTTGCGACGGACCGGGGCCGGGAGGTCGCAAAAGTCCTGCCGGGTCTCTCCGCCGCGAAGGCCTGCACCCGGAGCTAG
- a CDS encoding alpha/beta fold hydrolase, which produces MKHASFFAALTGAALLAACTTAPDETPLAAPMAPEVEAEAETAAPAYDEAFPPAIEEISFDSHGDRLNGLVYVAEGEGPHPAVVLLHGFPGNEKNLDLAQDMRAAGWNVLFFHYRGAWGSEGDYTLTHVIEDVASAADFLRTHADQYRTNPDHIVLVGHSMGGFASLQAAARDDAIRCAAGIAPANVGAMAEFFEADPQAKAGFMAYSDSLQMLHGLTGEKIMAEIEANKDSFALQGLAPDLEGKRILIVGGDKDTSVPADAIILPLIAAYEADPAIDTTGVVLSGDHSFSWSRDELISTVIDWAEACR; this is translated from the coding sequence ATGAAACACGCATCATTTTTCGCCGCGCTGACGGGCGCCGCCCTGCTCGCCGCCTGTACCACAGCGCCGGATGAAACGCCGCTCGCCGCGCCGATGGCGCCAGAAGTGGAAGCGGAGGCGGAAACTGCCGCGCCGGCCTATGACGAAGCCTTCCCGCCCGCGATTGAGGAAATTTCCTTCGACAGCCATGGCGACCGGCTGAATGGCCTCGTCTATGTGGCCGAAGGCGAAGGCCCGCACCCGGCCGTGGTGCTGCTGCACGGTTTTCCGGGAAATGAGAAAAATCTCGACCTCGCGCAGGACATGCGCGCAGCCGGATGGAACGTGCTGTTCTTTCACTATCGCGGCGCCTGGGGCAGCGAGGGCGACTATACCCTGACCCATGTGATCGAGGATGTGGCCAGCGCGGCGGACTTCCTGCGCACCCATGCGGACCAGTACCGGACCAATCCGGATCATATCGTGCTTGTGGGGCACTCCATGGGCGGTTTCGCCTCGCTTCAGGCCGCCGCGCGCGATGACGCGATCCGCTGCGCCGCCGGCATCGCCCCGGCAAATGTCGGCGCGATGGCCGAGTTCTTCGAAGCGGACCCGCAGGCGAAAGCCGGCTTCATGGCCTATAGCGACAGCCTGCAGATGCTGCATGGCCTGACCGGCGAGAAGATCATGGCCGAGATCGAGGCCAACAAGGATTCGTTCGCTCTGCAGGGCCTCGCGCCGGACCTGGAAGGCAAGCGCATCCTCATCGTCGGCGGCGACAAGGACACCTCCGTCCCGGCCGATGCCATTATCCTGCCGCTCATCGCCGCCTATGAGGCAGACCCGGCCATCGACACGACGGGGGTTGTCCTCTCCGGCGACCACTCTTTCTCATGGTCGCGGGACGAACTGATCAGCACCGTGATCGACTGGGCAGAGGCCTGCCGCTAA
- a CDS encoding Fe2+-dependent dioxygenase — MLICIPQVLTKAQVKDIRQLIDAAEWVDGRVTAGVQSAEAKRNTQLPEDCEAARKAQQLVSIAIGNNPIFLAAALPQKVFPPLFNRYVVGDQFGAHVDNAIRSVKNSPERIRTDLSCTLFLTEPEDYDGGELVIETLFGAQEVKLEAGDLVLYPASSLHSVSEITRGARISSFFWLQSMVREEGERTLLFDLDQSIQALVAERGHKDPEVIRLTGIYHNLIRRWAEGA, encoded by the coding sequence ATGCTGATCTGTATCCCCCAAGTCCTGACCAAAGCGCAGGTGAAAGACATCCGCCAGCTGATCGATGCGGCAGAGTGGGTGGACGGCCGCGTCACAGCGGGCGTCCAGTCGGCCGAGGCAAAGCGCAACACGCAGCTGCCGGAAGACTGCGAGGCAGCCCGCAAGGCGCAGCAGCTGGTCAGCATCGCCATTGGCAACAATCCCATTTTCCTGGCAGCGGCGCTGCCGCAGAAAGTGTTTCCGCCCCTGTTCAACCGCTATGTCGTCGGCGACCAGTTCGGCGCCCATGTCGACAATGCGATCCGCTCGGTCAAGAATTCGCCGGAACGCATCCGGACCGATCTGTCCTGCACGCTGTTCCTGACCGAACCGGAAGACTATGACGGCGGCGAACTGGTGATCGAAACCCTGTTCGGCGCGCAGGAAGTGAAACTGGAAGCGGGTGACCTCGTTCTTTATCCCGCCTCCAGCCTGCATTCCGTCAGCGAAATCACGCGGGGCGCGCGCATCTCATCCTTCTTCTGGCTACAGAGCATGGTGCGTGAGGAAGGCGAACGCACCCTGTTGTTCGACCTCGACCAGTCCATCCAGGCGCTGGTGGCGGAGCGGGGACACAAGGACCCGGAAGTCATCCGCCTGACGGGCATCTATCACAACCTCATCCGCCGCTGGGCCGAAGGCGCCTAG
- a CDS encoding TonB-dependent siderophore receptor has translation MRKAIRKPRSLRAQVGMYAAVAVAATTPAFADESDEPELRNETITVTDVTADTNPYGDPDAPYRAIRSASGLFTEDLLDTPKTITVITDETLHDLGAKSFRDLFRAQPGITLGTGEGGNAFGDRIFIRGFDARNDVYVDGIRDPGVGSRETFAVQQIEVLKGPSSAFGGRGTTGGAVSLVSKKPGEGNWGDVEFTLGSDATRRATLDVNHEVTDTFTVRLNAMTHDSEVAGRDNVFSDRWGLAAAAEWTPTDALTLGFDYYHLSTDYMPDWGHPYDIDNNRPFAVNRDNFYGVLSRDFGETFADVYTANANWVISDSVEFDSILRYGQSKNAYTASAPERPDPVARTVSANGKRRDAVTDYWTNQSRFTFRFDTGTIGHTLVTGIELSREETLNRQRVFTECAELPCTGATSNPLLNLDNPDNSIPWGNDTEVTGRPVIKTETAALYALDTLTFSPQWEAFIGVRADSYSADVTGLINRDGTAAADRSSDSDFFNWHAGLVYKPVENASIYASYSSASNPPCEQLDAFALDYGGCDDRITTMDPIDNNSFEFGAKYNLGGHLDLTAAVFQITRDGVPISLGRGTTTLGVQEQEVTGVEFGIAGNITENWSLFGGLTLFETEVTDSTIQDQIGEMFPNVSEESFTLTSRYQITDRLHLGGTAGYNSEKFGGTVAASSTFVPDYWRFDVFGGYQLTDNMEVTFNVLNATDELYYDALYRSGTPFSYVAPGRSALVTLDIDF, from the coding sequence ATGAGAAAAGCCATTCGCAAGCCGCGGAGCCTCCGCGCCCAGGTCGGCATGTATGCGGCGGTTGCCGTCGCCGCCACCACCCCCGCGTTCGCAGACGAGTCCGACGAGCCGGAACTTCGTAACGAGACAATCACCGTGACCGACGTCACGGCTGACACCAACCCATACGGCGACCCGGATGCGCCCTATCGCGCCATCCGCTCTGCCAGCGGTCTCTTCACCGAAGACCTGCTGGATACGCCGAAAACCATCACCGTCATTACCGATGAAACGCTGCACGACCTCGGCGCCAAATCCTTCCGTGACCTGTTTCGCGCCCAGCCCGGCATCACGCTGGGCACCGGCGAGGGCGGCAATGCCTTTGGCGACCGGATCTTCATCCGCGGCTTCGATGCCCGGAACGACGTCTATGTCGACGGCATCCGCGATCCGGGCGTCGGCTCGCGCGAGACCTTTGCCGTCCAGCAGATCGAAGTGCTGAAAGGCCCGTCCTCGGCCTTTGGCGGCCGCGGCACGACCGGCGGCGCCGTCAGCCTCGTCTCCAAGAAGCCGGGTGAGGGCAATTGGGGCGACGTGGAATTCACTCTCGGTTCCGATGCGACCCGCCGGGCGACCCTCGACGTGAACCATGAGGTCACCGACACATTCACCGTGCGCCTGAACGCCATGACGCATGATTCCGAAGTCGCCGGCCGGGACAATGTGTTCAGTGACCGCTGGGGCCTCGCCGCAGCGGCAGAGTGGACGCCGACCGATGCGCTGACGCTGGGCTTCGACTACTACCATCTTTCCACCGACTATATGCCCGACTGGGGCCATCCCTACGACATCGACAACAATCGCCCGTTCGCCGTGAACCGGGACAATTTCTACGGCGTCCTGTCCCGCGACTTCGGTGAGACCTTTGCGGACGTCTATACGGCCAACGCAAACTGGGTGATCTCCGACTCCGTCGAATTCGATTCCATCCTGCGCTATGGCCAGAGCAAGAATGCCTACACCGCCTCGGCCCCGGAACGCCCGGACCCGGTCGCGCGGACGGTCAGCGCCAATGGCAAGCGCCGCGATGCGGTCACCGATTACTGGACGAACCAGAGCCGCTTCACCTTCCGCTTCGACACCGGCACGATTGGCCACACGCTGGTCACCGGCATCGAACTGTCGCGGGAGGAAACGCTGAACCGCCAGCGTGTCTTCACCGAATGCGCCGAACTGCCCTGCACCGGTGCAACTTCCAATCCGCTTCTGAACCTCGACAATCCGGACAATTCCATTCCGTGGGGCAACGATACCGAAGTGACCGGCCGGCCGGTCATCAAGACGGAAACGGCGGCGCTCTATGCCCTCGATACGCTGACCTTCAGCCCGCAATGGGAAGCCTTCATCGGTGTCCGCGCCGATTCCTACTCCGCCGATGTCACTGGCTTGATCAATCGCGACGGAACCGCGGCTGCAGACCGCAGCTCCGACAGTGACTTCTTCAACTGGCATGCCGGCCTCGTCTACAAGCCGGTGGAGAATGCCTCGATCTATGCGAGCTATTCCTCCGCTTCCAATCCGCCCTGCGAACAGCTCGACGCCTTCGCGCTGGACTATGGCGGCTGTGACGACCGGATCACGACGATGGACCCGATCGACAACAATTCCTTCGAGTTCGGCGCCAAGTACAATCTCGGCGGCCATCTCGACCTGACCGCGGCGGTGTTCCAGATCACCCGCGACGGCGTGCCGATCTCGCTTGGCCGGGGCACGACAACGCTCGGCGTTCAGGAACAGGAAGTCACCGGTGTGGAGTTCGGCATCGCCGGCAACATCACCGAGAACTGGAGCCTGTTCGGCGGCCTCACCCTGTTCGAGACCGAAGTCACTGACAGCACGATCCAGGACCAGATCGGCGAGATGTTCCCGAACGTCTCGGAAGAGAGCTTCACGCTGACCTCCCGCTACCAGATCACCGACCGCCTGCACCTTGGCGGCACGGCCGGGTACAATAGCGAGAAGTTCGGCGGCACGGTCGCGGCCAGCTCCACCTTCGTGCCGGACTATTGGCGCTTCGATGTCTTCGGCGGCTACCAGCTGACCGACAATATGGAAGTCACCTTCAACGTGCTGAACGCAACGGACGAGCTCTATTATGACGCGCTCTACCGGTCCGGCACGCCGTTCTCCTATGTTGCACCCGGCCGCTCGGCCCTTGTGACACTGGACATCGACTTCTGA
- a CDS encoding acetyl-CoA C-acetyltransferase: MAEAFIIDACRTPRGIGKVGKGSLAHLHPQHLAATVLGQIAERNKLDTATVDDVIWGTSSQRGAQGADMGRMAALDAGYDVKASGVTLDRFCGSGITTVALATAQIMSGMEDCIVAGGCEMMSYTAATADPKNPPMMDAGNLHLREMHPQSQQGCCADAIATLEGITREAVDQLAVVSQERADRALKEGRFDKSVVPVYNRDGSLALAKDEFPRPGTSMESLAGLKTVFNMFWDIPVDDNGLTYGNMIEKKYPQLKGKIQHVHHAGNSSGVVDGSGAILVTSEDYMKKHGLKPRARVVATANMGDCPTLMLNAPVPAARKVLAKAGLTAGDIDVYEINEAFSVVAEKFIRDLDLDREKVNINGGAMALGHPIGATGSILIGTALDELERSGGRYGLVTMCAAGGMAPAIIIERIDA; the protein is encoded by the coding sequence ATGGCTGAGGCCTTCATCATTGACGCCTGCCGCACACCGCGCGGTATCGGCAAAGTCGGCAAGGGGTCGCTTGCCCATTTGCACCCGCAGCACCTGGCCGCCACCGTGCTGGGCCAGATCGCCGAGCGCAACAAGCTCGATACGGCAACAGTCGACGATGTGATCTGGGGCACATCCAGCCAGCGCGGCGCCCAGGGCGCAGACATGGGCCGTATGGCGGCCCTCGATGCCGGCTATGACGTGAAAGCCTCCGGTGTCACGCTCGACCGTTTCTGCGGCTCCGGCATCACCACCGTAGCCCTGGCCACAGCTCAGATCATGTCGGGCATGGAAGACTGTATCGTGGCCGGCGGCTGTGAGATGATGAGCTACACGGCAGCCACCGCCGATCCGAAAAACCCGCCGATGATGGACGCCGGCAACCTGCACCTGCGCGAAATGCACCCGCAATCGCAGCAGGGCTGCTGCGCCGACGCCATCGCCACGCTGGAAGGCATCACCCGTGAAGCCGTCGACCAGCTGGCCGTGGTCAGCCAGGAGCGCGCCGACCGCGCCCTGAAGGAAGGCCGCTTCGACAAGTCGGTCGTGCCCGTCTACAACCGCGACGGTTCGCTTGCTCTCGCGAAGGACGAGTTCCCGCGTCCGGGCACGTCCATGGAAAGCCTCGCTGGCCTGAAGACGGTCTTCAACATGTTCTGGGACATCCCGGTCGACGACAACGGCCTGACCTATGGCAACATGATCGAGAAGAAGTACCCGCAGCTGAAAGGCAAGATCCAACACGTCCACCATGCCGGCAACTCGTCCGGCGTTGTCGACGGCTCGGGCGCCATCCTGGTGACCTCCGAAGACTACATGAAGAAGCACGGCCTGAAGCCGCGCGCCCGTGTCGTCGCCACGGCAAACATGGGCGACTGCCCGACGCTGATGCTGAACGCACCGGTTCCGGCCGCTCGCAAAGTGCTCGCCAAGGCGGGTCTGACCGCCGGCGACATCGACGTCTACGAGATCAACGAAGCCTTCTCGGTCGTCGCCGAGAAATTCATCCGCGACCTCGATCTCGACCGTGAAAAGGTCAACATCAATGGCGGCGCCATGGCTCTCGGCCATCCGATCGGCGCCACCGGCTCCATCCTGATCGGCACGGCGCTGGACGAACTTGAGCGTTCCGGCGGCCGCTACGGCCTGGTCACCATGTGCGCCGCTGGCGGCATGGCCCCGGCCATCATCATCGAGCGTATCGACGCCTGA